A genomic region of Gimesia chilikensis contains the following coding sequences:
- the nqrE gene encoding NADH:ubiquinone reductase (Na(+)-transporting) subunit E gives MLEHYLSLFIKCLFVENLALAFFLGMCTFLAVSKNVKTAFGLGIAVVVIQTITVPVNNIIYQHLLKKGALAWAGYPNVDLTFVGLICYIGVIAAMVQILEMTLDRFVPALYNSLGIFLPLITVNCAILGGTLFMVERDYNFPESCVFGFGSGVGWALAILALAGVREKMKYSDVPPGLRGLGITFITVGLMAMAFMAFSGIQL, from the coding sequence ATGTTAGAGCATTATCTGAGCCTGTTTATCAAGTGTCTGTTCGTCGAAAACCTGGCACTGGCCTTCTTCCTGGGAATGTGTACCTTTCTGGCCGTTTCCAAGAATGTGAAGACCGCCTTCGGTCTGGGGATCGCTGTGGTCGTCATTCAGACGATTACCGTTCCCGTCAATAACATCATCTATCAGCATCTGTTGAAAAAGGGCGCACTGGCCTGGGCCGGTTATCCCAATGTCGACCTGACCTTCGTCGGTCTGATCTGTTACATCGGCGTGATTGCGGCGATGGTGCAGATCCTGGAAATGACCCTCGACCGGTTCGTTCCCGCTCTCTACAACTCGCTGGGGATCTTCCTGCCGCTGATTACCGTGAACTGTGCGATCTTGGGGGGAACCCTGTTTATGGTGGAACGCGACTACAACTTCCCCGAAAGCTGCGTCTTCGGTTTTGGTTCCGGTGTCGGCTGGGCACTGGCGATTCTGGCACTGGCGGGTGTGCGGGAGAAAATGAAATACAGTGACGTTCCACCGGGATTACGCGGTCTGGGCATCACCTTTATTACCGTTGGACTGATGGCGATGGCCTTCATGGCTTTCTCCGGTATCCAGCTCTGA
- a CDS encoding NADH:ubiquinone reductase (Na(+)-transporting) subunit D: MNSRQKEVLTGPIFNNNPIALQILGICSALAVTTKMETALVMSIAVTLVTACSNAAVASIRLQIPGSIRIIVQMTIIASLVILVDQFLKAFAFGISKQLSVFVGLIITNCIVMGRAEGFAMKNEPGISFLDGIGNGLGYSAVLMLVAFFRELFGSGSLFGVTILKLSREGGWYDANGLMLLPPSAFFIIGFTIWALRAWKTDQVEEA, from the coding sequence ATGAATTCACGACAAAAAGAGGTTCTGACCGGACCGATTTTTAATAACAACCCGATTGCGTTGCAGATTCTCGGGATCTGTTCCGCTCTGGCGGTAACAACCAAGATGGAGACCGCACTCGTGATGAGTATCGCGGTAACCCTGGTGACCGCCTGCTCGAACGCCGCAGTCGCTTCGATCCGTCTGCAGATTCCCGGCAGTATCCGCATTATCGTGCAGATGACGATCATCGCCTCACTTGTGATTCTGGTCGATCAGTTCCTCAAGGCCTTCGCCTTCGGAATCAGCAAGCAGCTGTCCGTGTTCGTGGGACTGATTATTACCAACTGTATCGTGATGGGTCGTGCCGAAGGGTTCGCGATGAAAAACGAGCCTGGCATCAGCTTCCTGGACGGAATTGGAAACGGGCTGGGTTACAGTGCAGTCCTGATGCTGGTTGCCTTCTTCCGGGAACTGTTCGGATCCGGCAGCCTGTTTGGAGTTACCATTTTGAAACTGAGTCGCGAGGGTGGCTGGTATGATGCCAATGGCCTGATGTTATTACCTCCCAGCGCGTTCTTTATTATCGGTTTCACCATCTGGGCTTTAAGAGCCTGGAAGACCGATCAGGTGGAGGAAGCATAA
- a CDS encoding Na(+)-translocating NADH-quinone reductase subunit C, translated as MSRDSIGFTFIVSATLCVVCSILVSGAAVGLRSKQELNKEIERKKNILSVAGLIQPGDDAKNVMKIYDERVEGIIVDLDSGKVVTDDKELFPNPAEYDQKAAIDNPKLSTAIEPSKDIAGIKRRENYSWVYLINDENGQLTQYVLPVRGKGLWSTMWGFLALQTDLTTVQGLTFYEQGETPGLGGEVDNPKWKAQWKGKEVYNKDFQPDIEVIKGSVNPESPNAEHEVDGLSGATITSRGVTHLLDFWLGDLGFKPYLEQVREKEGK; from the coding sequence TGATTCAATAGGTTTCACATTTATCGTATCGGCCACGTTGTGTGTGGTCTGCTCGATTCTGGTTTCCGGGGCTGCGGTCGGATTGCGCAGCAAGCAGGAACTGAATAAAGAGATCGAACGTAAAAAGAACATCCTCTCCGTGGCGGGCCTGATCCAACCAGGTGATGACGCGAAGAACGTCATGAAGATTTATGACGAGCGGGTTGAGGGGATTATCGTTGATCTCGACTCAGGTAAAGTCGTAACCGACGACAAGGAACTGTTCCCCAATCCTGCGGAATACGACCAGAAGGCGGCAATCGACAATCCCAAACTGAGCACGGCAATCGAGCCCAGCAAAGACATCGCCGGGATCAAACGTCGCGAAAACTATTCCTGGGTCTACCTGATCAACGATGAGAATGGTCAGTTGACTCAGTATGTTCTGCCCGTCCGCGGCAAAGGTCTCTGGTCTACCATGTGGGGCTTCCTGGCTCTGCAGACCGACCTGACCACCGTGCAGGGTTTGACCTTCTACGAACAGGGGGAAACACCCGGGCTGGGTGGTGAAGTTGATAACCCTAAGTGGAAGGCACAGTGGAAAGGCAAAGAAGTCTACAACAAAGACTTCCAGCCCGATATCGAAGTCATTAAGGGGAGTGTCAATCCAGAGTCCCCCAATGCGGAACATGAAGTGGACGGCCTCTCGGGAGCCACCATTACCTCTCGCGGCGTAACCCACCTGCTGGATTTCTGGCTGGGTGACCTAGGATTTAAGCCTTATCTCGAACAGGTTCGGGAAAAGGAGGGAAAGTAA